One Natrinema marinum genomic window carries:
- a CDS encoding hydroxysqualene dehydroxylase — translation MTDVAVLGGGIGGLTAAHELAERGVDVTVYEANDRFGGKARSMPISDEPAPLHGEHGFRFFPAFYRHVIDTMERIPDGPGTVADNLVETEATLIASTTGPGQIAETTTPDSARGWLEALRPAFAEDLPARDVRFLLERLFYLLTTCEARREEELDDVSWWEFIDAENRSPEFRDRLAFAVQSLVALRPQVGSARTIGSIYLQLLFGQLDPTQPTERVLNAPTSEAWIDPWLAHLESLGVEFRPNTAVGRLENDGRRVTGATLADGEAIEADEYVLAVPVEVAPELIPTELARNAPELERIGRLDTAWMNGIQLYLADDVDLTRGHQVYADAPWALTSISQRQFWTGYDLEEHGPDEVEGVLSVIASDWDTPGIVFGKPARECTPEEIATEIWEQLKNHLNGPDQRLRDEHLVDWFLDPAIVETEGGVENRSPLLINTVGSLRNRPPADVAVENLTVASDYVRTNADLASMESANEAGRRAANAVLERRGVSGSTARIWELAEPAVFEPFKRQDRVRYRLGLPHPGAVTQSIRGVTRRFGERV, via the coding sequence ATGACCGACGTAGCCGTCCTCGGTGGCGGGATCGGCGGCCTCACCGCGGCGCACGAACTCGCCGAGCGCGGGGTCGACGTGACCGTCTACGAGGCGAACGACCGCTTCGGTGGAAAGGCCCGGTCGATGCCGATCTCCGACGAGCCCGCACCCCTCCACGGCGAGCACGGCTTTCGCTTTTTCCCGGCGTTCTACCGCCACGTCATCGACACGATGGAGCGGATTCCCGACGGACCCGGCACCGTCGCGGACAACCTCGTCGAGACCGAGGCGACGCTCATCGCGAGCACCACGGGGCCGGGCCAGATCGCCGAAACGACCACGCCCGACTCGGCCCGCGGCTGGCTCGAGGCGCTGCGCCCCGCCTTCGCCGAGGACCTGCCCGCCAGGGACGTGCGCTTCCTCCTCGAGCGGCTGTTCTACCTGCTGACGACCTGCGAGGCCCGCCGGGAGGAAGAGCTCGACGACGTCTCCTGGTGGGAGTTCATCGACGCCGAGAACCGCTCGCCGGAGTTTCGCGACCGGCTCGCGTTCGCCGTCCAGTCGCTCGTCGCGCTCCGGCCGCAGGTCGGCAGCGCCCGGACGATCGGGTCGATCTACCTCCAGTTGCTGTTCGGCCAGCTCGATCCGACGCAGCCCACCGAACGGGTGCTGAACGCGCCGACGAGCGAGGCCTGGATCGATCCCTGGCTGGCCCACCTCGAGTCGCTCGGCGTCGAGTTCCGGCCGAACACCGCCGTCGGGCGGCTCGAGAACGACGGCCGCCGCGTCACGGGGGCGACGCTGGCCGACGGGGAGGCGATCGAAGCCGACGAGTACGTCCTCGCTGTCCCGGTCGAGGTCGCCCCCGAGCTGATCCCAACGGAATTGGCCCGGAACGCGCCCGAACTCGAGCGGATCGGGCGGCTCGACACGGCCTGGATGAACGGCATCCAGCTCTACCTCGCGGACGACGTGGACCTGACCCGCGGTCATCAGGTCTACGCCGACGCGCCCTGGGCGCTGACTTCGATCTCCCAGCGCCAGTTCTGGACGGGGTACGATCTCGAGGAACACGGGCCCGACGAGGTCGAGGGCGTCCTCTCCGTGATCGCCTCGGACTGGGACACGCCCGGAATCGTCTTCGGCAAGCCGGCGAGGGAGTGTACGCCCGAAGAGATCGCGACGGAGATCTGGGAACAGCTGAAAAACCACCTGAACGGTCCCGACCAGCGGCTGCGCGACGAGCACCTCGTCGACTGGTTCCTCGATCCGGCGATCGTCGAAACTGAAGGCGGCGTCGAGAACCGCTCGCCGCTGCTGATCAACACCGTCGGCTCGCTGCGAAACCGACCGCCGGCGGACGTTGCCGTCGAGAACCTGACGGTGGCCAGTGACTACGTTCGCACGAACGCCGATCTCGCCTCCATGGAGTCGGCGAACGAAGCGGGGCGGCGCGCGGCCAACGCCGTCCTCGAGCGACGCGGAGTCTCCGGATCGACAGCTCGGATCTGGGAGCTCGCGGAGCCGGCGGTGTTCGAGCCGTTCAAACGGCAGGATCGGGTCCGCTATCGGCTCGGCCTGCCCCATCCGGGCGCGGTCACGCAGTCGATTCGGGGGGTCACCCGACGGTTCGGCGAGCGAGTCTGA
- a CDS encoding isochorismatase family protein, with product MDWIEATEDRYDEREFGESVGMGERPALLVIDLINAFTDPESNLGSDVDDVVAQTARLLEAFREHDLPRYFTTVAFEDSYGDAGMFVEKVPALEELRLGTERVAVDDRVAPVGDERVVLKKYASAFFGTDLQSELTTNRVDTLVIAGVTTSGCVRATAVDGLQHGYRTLVPADAVGDRAEGPHRANLLDIDAKYGDVVTTDAVLDRLTADFED from the coding sequence ATGGACTGGATCGAAGCCACCGAAGACCGCTACGACGAACGGGAGTTCGGCGAGAGCGTCGGCATGGGAGAGCGGCCCGCGCTGCTCGTCATCGACCTCATAAACGCCTTCACCGATCCCGAGTCGAACCTCGGGTCGGACGTCGACGACGTGGTAGCGCAGACTGCGCGCCTCCTCGAGGCGTTCCGGGAGCACGACCTCCCCCGGTATTTCACCACCGTCGCGTTCGAGGACTCTTACGGCGACGCGGGGATGTTCGTCGAGAAGGTGCCCGCGCTCGAGGAACTCCGACTCGGCACCGAACGCGTCGCGGTCGACGATCGGGTCGCCCCGGTCGGCGACGAGCGCGTCGTGCTCAAGAAGTACGCCAGCGCCTTCTTCGGTACCGACCTCCAGTCGGAGCTCACGACGAACCGCGTCGATACGCTCGTCATCGCCGGGGTGACCACCAGCGGCTGCGTCCGCGCGACGGCGGTCGACGGCCTCCAGCACGGCTACCGCACGCTCGTCCCCGCCGACGCCGTGGGCGACAGGGCGGAGGGGCCCCACCGGGCGAACCTCCTCGACATCGACGCGAAGTACGGCGACGTCGTGACGACCGACGCGGTCCTCGATCGGCTCACCGCCGATTTCGAGGACTGA
- a CDS encoding hydantoinase B/oxoprolinase family protein yields the protein MSQHAADATPDFVGDHDIDATTLDIIESTLSNTRHEMDRVVETTAISPVIREQSDQFPLIADPKGRMIMGQFGSAIDTIIENAPFDWDDLNDGDVVATNDPYMCAGAVSHTPDMLLLRPIFYDDDLVGFSSQWGNLMDVGGKTPGSMPVQATTVFEEGMRLPPVKLYKEGTFDGELLETFAHNTRLPEHAEADIKALAAGTAAAETRVHELCDRFGKETYLEGCDAILDRTRDGMINLIREFVPEGERYTFEDYVDDDGMGNGPIKLHLEIYREGDTVYLDWEGTDAQVPGTVNFLLNEKMFKMFTGVFLIMAFDPLLTFNDGYYDLFEVNLPEGSVVQPEFPAALGNRLPLMARQFDVLQATFSKLIDGFSVAGSYGTSPNLVYAGTDSEGNDFQMLEILYGGIPARPGGDGLDGHSWWPLFRTVPAEYQEAYYPLTIDEYSTRADTGGAGEFRGGHGITKVYTFEEDGAITFQDDRAHTYPWGVDGGKHAKTSEKRLVRTDGTEEELPSKVENVPVSAGDKLVFRTAGGGGLGDPLERDPEVVAEEVRQGLVSPEAAREEYGVVVDDGTVDRAATEETREESRKQRDDLEEFDYGPLPDDDELADRIAAERREFDDRHR from the coding sequence ATGAGCCAGCACGCAGCGGACGCCACGCCCGACTTCGTCGGGGACCACGACATCGACGCGACGACCCTCGACATCATCGAGAGCACGCTCTCGAACACGCGCCACGAGATGGACCGCGTCGTTGAGACGACGGCCATCAGCCCCGTCATCCGGGAGCAGTCGGACCAGTTCCCCCTGATCGCCGACCCGAAGGGTCGGATGATCATGGGACAGTTCGGCAGCGCCATCGATACGATCATCGAGAACGCGCCGTTCGACTGGGACGACCTGAACGACGGCGACGTCGTCGCCACCAACGACCCCTACATGTGCGCCGGGGCGGTCTCGCACACCCCGGACATGCTGCTCCTCAGGCCCATCTTCTACGACGACGACCTCGTCGGGTTCTCCAGCCAGTGGGGGAACCTGATGGACGTCGGCGGGAAGACGCCCGGCAGCATGCCCGTGCAGGCGACCACCGTCTTCGAGGAGGGAATGCGCCTCCCGCCGGTCAAGCTCTACAAGGAGGGGACGTTCGACGGCGAACTGCTCGAGACGTTCGCGCACAACACCCGCCTCCCCGAGCACGCGGAGGCAGACATCAAGGCGCTCGCGGCCGGGACGGCCGCCGCCGAGACCCGCGTCCACGAGCTCTGTGACCGCTTCGGGAAGGAGACCTACCTCGAGGGCTGCGACGCCATCCTCGACCGGACCCGCGACGGGATGATCAACCTCATCCGCGAGTTCGTGCCCGAGGGCGAGCGCTACACGTTCGAGGACTACGTCGACGACGACGGCATGGGCAACGGGCCGATCAAGCTCCACCTCGAGATCTACCGCGAGGGCGACACCGTCTACCTCGACTGGGAGGGGACCGACGCCCAGGTCCCCGGCACGGTGAACTTCCTCCTGAACGAGAAGATGTTCAAGATGTTCACCGGGGTCTTCCTCATCATGGCCTTCGACCCGTTGCTGACGTTCAACGACGGCTACTACGATCTCTTCGAGGTCAATCTGCCCGAGGGGAGCGTCGTCCAGCCGGAGTTCCCGGCCGCGCTCGGCAACCGCCTGCCGCTGATGGCCCGCCAGTTCGACGTCCTGCAGGCGACCTTCTCGAAGCTCATCGACGGCTTCTCGGTCGCGGGGAGCTACGGCACCTCGCCGAACCTCGTCTACGCGGGCACCGACTCCGAGGGTAACGACTTCCAGATGCTCGAGATCCTCTACGGCGGCATCCCCGCGCGTCCGGGCGGCGACGGGCTCGACGGCCACTCCTGGTGGCCGCTGTTCCGGACCGTCCCCGCCGAGTACCAGGAGGCCTACTACCCGCTGACCATCGACGAGTACAGCACGCGGGCCGACACCGGCGGCGCGGGCGAGTTCCGCGGGGGCCACGGCATCACGAAGGTCTACACCTTCGAGGAGGACGGCGCGATCACGTTCCAGGACGACCGCGCCCACACCTATCCGTGGGGCGTCGACGGCGGGAAACACGCGAAGACCAGCGAGAAGCGCCTCGTCCGGACCGACGGAACCGAGGAGGAACTCCCCTCGAAGGTCGAGAACGTCCCCGTCTCCGCCGGCGACAAACTCGTCTTCCGGACCGCCGGCGGCGGCGGCCTGGGCGATCCCTTAGAGCGAGACCCCGAAGTCGTCGCCGAGGAGGTCCGACAGGGGCTCGTCTCGCCCGAGGCTGCCCGAGAGGAGTACGGCGTCGTGGTCGACGACGGGACCGTCGACCGCGCCGCGACCGAGGAGACCCGCGAGGAGAGTCGCAAGCAGCGCGACGATCTCGAGGAGTTCGACTACGGACCGCTGCCCGACGACGACGAACTCGCCGACCGGATCGCCGCCGAGCGCCGCGAGTTCGACGACCGCCACCGCTGA
- a CDS encoding hydantoinase/oxoprolinase family protein, giving the protein MAHNLGVDVGGTFTDVIVFDEDTHELTIDKVLSTPSNPSEGVITGIGEAVDKADTAVGDLNLLFHGTTVVTNMLLEETGARVGLLTSEGHEDVLHLARAWTPGPLYGWMDMEKPDPLADLVDTRSVGGRIASPEGTEAEPIDEDEVRDAVRDLADSGVESLTVALLNSYLNPAHEQRVREIVRDEYPDLPVSISSEIVPEYGEYERTLTTVINDYARPQVIEYLEDLDASLEDAGSTATMNVVRSDGGLMSSEAAKHRPVELALSGPSGGVVGAATIAEKKGVPDVLTLDMGGTSTDVSLVEDSRPETTRQTKVGYREFKSRAVDVNTVGAGGGSIARVQLSGSLQVGPESAGADPGPACYGQGGEEPTVTDANVVLGRIPSNVRLGGRMELDRDAARDAIETIAEERDSSVEEAAQAILDIVNENMHGALRVVSVERGYDPRDFGLVAFGGAGPMHANALADVMDAYPLIVPPGPGVMSAFGFLTSDVQNEFSETYLKTDRDVDGEEVYDAYQGLQREATDWLESEGVGEANHAFEYYADCRYYRQDVQMSIPIDVSNLRTDEGVAEIKDDFEARHDQRFGFSLDAPLEIANLRVIGKGTMQGVTLEESDLGDEDAGDARVGSQDVFFDDAYHETPIYDRERMRPGHVIDGPAIVTDDDSTVVVQPDHAATVDRYANLEINRSDSK; this is encoded by the coding sequence ATGGCACACAACCTAGGAGTGGACGTGGGTGGGACGTTCACCGACGTAATCGTCTTCGACGAGGACACCCACGAGCTCACGATAGACAAGGTGCTCTCGACGCCGTCGAATCCCTCCGAGGGCGTCATCACCGGGATCGGGGAGGCCGTCGACAAGGCCGACACCGCCGTCGGCGACCTGAACCTGTTGTTCCACGGCACGACGGTCGTTACGAACATGCTGCTCGAGGAGACCGGCGCTCGCGTCGGATTGCTCACCAGCGAGGGACACGAAGACGTCCTCCACCTGGCGCGGGCGTGGACGCCCGGCCCGCTCTACGGCTGGATGGATATGGAGAAGCCGGACCCGCTGGCCGACCTCGTCGACACGCGAAGCGTCGGCGGGCGGATCGCCTCGCCGGAGGGGACCGAGGCGGAGCCGATCGACGAGGACGAGGTCCGAGACGCGGTCCGCGATCTCGCCGATTCCGGCGTCGAGTCGCTGACGGTCGCCCTGCTGAACTCGTATCTGAACCCGGCCCACGAGCAGCGGGTTCGGGAGATCGTCCGCGACGAGTACCCGGATCTCCCGGTGTCGATCTCGTCGGAGATCGTCCCGGAGTACGGCGAGTACGAGCGGACGCTCACGACGGTCATCAACGACTACGCGCGGCCTCAGGTCATCGAGTACCTGGAGGATCTGGACGCCTCGCTCGAGGACGCGGGCTCGACGGCGACGATGAACGTCGTCCGCTCCGACGGCGGGCTGATGAGCTCCGAGGCCGCGAAGCACCGACCGGTCGAACTCGCCCTGTCGGGGCCGTCGGGCGGCGTCGTCGGCGCGGCGACCATCGCCGAGAAGAAGGGCGTCCCCGACGTGCTCACGCTGGACATGGGCGGCACCTCGACGGACGTCTCGCTGGTCGAGGACAGCAGACCGGAGACGACCAGACAGACGAAGGTCGGCTACCGGGAGTTCAAGTCTCGAGCCGTGGACGTGAACACGGTCGGTGCGGGCGGGGGCTCCATCGCGCGGGTCCAACTGTCCGGCTCGCTGCAGGTGGGTCCCGAGAGCGCCGGCGCGGACCCGGGGCCGGCCTGTTACGGACAGGGCGGCGAGGAGCCGACCGTGACCGACGCGAACGTCGTCCTCGGGCGCATCCCCTCGAACGTCCGCCTCGGCGGGCGGATGGAACTCGACCGGGACGCCGCCCGGGACGCGATCGAGACCATCGCCGAGGAGCGCGACAGCTCCGTCGAGGAAGCCGCGCAGGCGATCCTCGACATCGTCAACGAGAACATGCACGGCGCGCTCCGCGTCGTCTCCGTCGAGCGCGGCTACGACCCGCGGGACTTCGGGCTCGTCGCCTTCGGCGGTGCGGGACCGATGCACGCCAACGCGCTGGCCGACGTCATGGACGCGTATCCGCTGATCGTCCCGCCGGGGCCGGGCGTCATGAGCGCGTTCGGCTTCCTGACCAGCGACGTTCAAAACGAGTTCTCCGAGACCTACCTGAAGACGGACCGAGACGTCGACGGCGAGGAGGTGTACGACGCGTATCAGGGGCTGCAACGCGAGGCGACCGACTGGCTCGAGTCGGAAGGCGTCGGCGAGGCAAACCACGCCTTCGAGTACTACGCCGACTGCCGGTACTACCGCCAGGACGTGCAGATGTCGATCCCGATCGACGTCTCGAACCTCCGGACCGACGAAGGCGTCGCGGAGATCAAAGACGACTTCGAGGCGCGACACGACCAGCGCTTTGGCTTCTCGCTCGATGCACCCCTCGAGATCGCAAATCTCCGCGTCATCGGGAAGGGGACGATGCAGGGCGTCACGTTAGAGGAGAGCGACCTCGGCGACGAGGACGCAGGCGACGCCCGCGTCGGCTCGCAGGACGTCTTCTTCGACGACGCGTACCACGAGACGCCGATCTACGACCGCGAGCGGATGCGGCCCGGCCACGTGATCGACGGACCGGCGATCGTGACCGATGACGACTCGACCGTCGTCGTCCAGCCCGATCACGCGGCGACGGTCGATCGCTACGCGAACCTCGAGATCAACCGGAGTGATTCGAAATGA
- a CDS encoding CaiB/BaiF CoA transferase family protein, whose translation MAARERTGPLDGLRVIDMSGMISGAFATTMMGDFGADVVMVEHPQTGDPIREWPQKTEDGESLAWKSLGRNKRCITLDLGSERGREIALLLIEDADIVFENFRPGTMERWGLGPDNVHAVNEAAIMVRLSGYGQTGPKSQKPGFGTIAEGISGWAHANGFPDSEPLLPPISLADLTAAQFAMQAAMMAIFERDVGRGGSGEGQVIDVSLIEPLWRLFFGEVEAYDRMGHVRERTGNQHPSTAPRNIYETADGYMTMSASNQKIFERVAEAIDKPELIEDPRFEDNEARVENNEPLNAAIEEWTRQRTTEEATEVLEAHDAIVGPVYDMADIFADEQFRARDSIVEVEDPDVGSIKTFAPIPKFSRTPGEVEFLGPGHGEHNEDVYRGELGMTDEEYAELEAEGII comes from the coding sequence ATGGCTGCACGAGAACGAACCGGCCCTCTCGACGGGCTCCGGGTTATCGACATGTCCGGCATGATAAGCGGCGCCTTCGCGACGACGATGATGGGCGATTTCGGCGCGGACGTCGTGATGGTCGAGCACCCCCAGACGGGCGATCCGATCCGCGAGTGGCCACAGAAGACCGAGGACGGGGAATCGCTGGCCTGGAAGTCGCTGGGTCGCAACAAGCGGTGTATCACGCTCGATCTCGGTTCGGAGCGGGGACGCGAGATCGCCCTTCTGTTGATCGAAGACGCCGATATCGTCTTCGAGAACTTCCGTCCGGGAACGATGGAACGGTGGGGGCTCGGCCCCGACAACGTCCACGCGGTCAACGAGGCGGCGATCATGGTCCGGCTCTCGGGCTACGGCCAGACGGGGCCCAAATCCCAGAAACCCGGCTTCGGGACCATCGCGGAGGGGATCTCCGGCTGGGCGCACGCGAACGGCTTCCCGGACAGCGAGCCGCTGCTCCCGCCGATCAGCCTCGCGGATCTGACGGCGGCCCAGTTCGCGATGCAGGCCGCCATGATGGCGATTTTCGAACGCGACGTGGGCCGCGGCGGGAGCGGCGAGGGACAGGTGATCGACGTCTCGCTGATCGAACCGCTCTGGCGACTCTTCTTCGGCGAGGTCGAGGCCTACGACCGAATGGGCCACGTCCGCGAACGGACGGGCAACCAGCACCCGAGTACGGCCCCGCGGAACATCTACGAGACCGCCGACGGCTACATGACGATGTCCGCCTCGAACCAGAAGATCTTCGAGCGGGTCGCCGAAGCCATCGACAAACCCGAGCTGATCGAGGACCCCCGCTTCGAGGACAACGAGGCCCGCGTCGAGAACAACGAGCCGCTCAACGCGGCGATCGAGGAGTGGACGCGCCAGCGGACGACCGAGGAGGCGACCGAGGTTTTAGAGGCCCACGACGCCATCGTCGGCCCCGTCTACGATATGGCCGACATCTTCGCCGACGAGCAGTTTCGGGCTCGAGACAGCATCGTCGAGGTCGAGGACCCGGACGTGGGATCTATCAAGACCTTCGCTCCCATCCCGAAGTTCTCCCGGACACCCGGCGAGGTGGAGTTTCTCGGCCCGGGACACGGCGAGCACAACGAGGACGTCTATCGGGGCGAACTCGGGATGACCGACGAGGAGTACGCCGAACTGGAAGCGGAGGGGATCATCTAG
- a CDS encoding LeuA family protein has product MQLTDVTLREGDQMPGREYTADQKIECARALDDLGVPFVQPAFPATGEKDRTVVAELSGTTDAEIVALARALERDIDAAVDAGADVVETFVSVSDRHLEHLLDASREEMLTMLTEAVDYIEDRGVTPHVTLADAFRTDHEDLVEVFEAVPTVPFVTLADSVGARTPATVGSALDRLDEDVDFSRVGVHFHDDMGCGTANALAAYHAGVAKADVSVASLGERAGNSSLEEVVVACAVDLGDDLGIETAELVPVCRGVLETLGEEYGGRKAILGEEISEHESGIHTAAMLSDPATLEPFDPAEFGGERRLVFGKPTGNDGARKLLERAGLEPDDEAVASFKATLAERGPLDLDEAVALAKGEYED; this is encoded by the coding sequence ATGCAACTGACCGACGTGACCCTCCGGGAGGGCGACCAGATGCCCGGCCGCGAGTACACCGCCGATCAGAAGATCGAGTGCGCCCGCGCGCTCGACGACCTCGGCGTTCCGTTCGTCCAGCCCGCGTTTCCCGCGACGGGCGAGAAAGATCGGACCGTCGTCGCGGAACTGAGCGGCACGACCGACGCGGAGATCGTCGCCCTCGCCCGCGCCCTCGAGCGCGACATCGACGCCGCGGTCGACGCGGGGGCCGACGTGGTCGAGACGTTCGTCTCGGTCTCGGACAGGCACCTCGAGCACCTCCTCGACGCGTCCCGCGAGGAGATGCTGACGATGCTGACCGAGGCGGTCGACTACATCGAGGATCGCGGTGTCACGCCCCACGTCACGCTCGCGGACGCCTTCCGCACGGACCACGAGGATCTGGTCGAGGTCTTCGAGGCGGTCCCGACGGTTCCGTTCGTCACCCTCGCCGACTCCGTCGGCGCGCGGACCCCGGCGACCGTCGGCTCGGCGCTCGATCGGCTCGACGAGGACGTGGACTTCTCCCGCGTCGGCGTCCACTTCCACGACGACATGGGCTGTGGAACGGCCAACGCGCTGGCGGCCTACCACGCCGGCGTCGCGAAGGCCGACGTCAGCGTCGCTTCCCTCGGCGAACGGGCGGGGAACAGCTCGCTCGAGGAAGTCGTCGTCGCCTGTGCCGTCGACCTCGGGGACGACCTCGGTATCGAGACGGCGGAACTCGTTCCCGTCTGCCGGGGCGTGCTCGAGACCCTCGGTGAGGAGTACGGCGGTCGGAAAGCGATCCTCGGCGAGGAAATCTCTGAACACGAGTCGGGGATCCACACCGCGGCGATGCTCAGCGACCCCGCGACGCTTGAGCCGTTCGATCCCGCGGAGTTCGGCGGTGAACGGCGGCTCGTGTTCGGAAAACCGACCGGGAACGACGGTGCGCGAAAACTCCTCGAACGAGCCGGCCTCGAGCCCGATGACGAGGCGGTGGCGTCGTTCAAGGCGACGCTGGCCGAGCGCGGTCCGCTCGATCTGGACGAGGCCGTCGCACTCGCGAAGGGTGAGTACGAGGACTGA
- a CDS encoding helix-turn-helix domain-containing protein produces MFQAEIHLQQEKACVLDDFADHFGTSFDVEIEELHDHLVTFTIRIEEPREEYVEFFADAEQVEHVERLDEATYLITKTSCGAYSAVERNHGVLRRKSRVRGDRRVYTVLFFRREDLRAMIDDFSRIGTVTLGKLTEFERSKSMLTDRQLEVVTRALEEGYFEWPRRIDSEELAEGLGISRTTMLEHLRKAQSKLLTSAIEENDRLKSTERAEP; encoded by the coding sequence ATGTTTCAAGCCGAAATTCACCTCCAGCAGGAGAAAGCCTGCGTGCTCGACGACTTCGCGGACCACTTCGGCACGTCGTTCGACGTCGAGATCGAGGAGCTCCACGACCATCTCGTGACGTTTACCATCCGCATCGAAGAGCCCCGCGAGGAGTACGTCGAGTTCTTCGCGGACGCCGAGCAGGTCGAGCACGTCGAACGACTCGACGAGGCCACCTATCTGATAACGAAGACCTCGTGTGGCGCGTACTCCGCGGTCGAGCGGAATCACGGCGTCCTCCGCCGAAAGAGCCGCGTCCGCGGCGACCGCCGCGTCTACACCGTCCTGTTCTTCCGTCGGGAGGATCTGCGGGCCATGATCGACGACTTCAGCCGGATCGGGACCGTCACGCTCGGCAAGCTCACGGAGTTCGAGCGGTCGAAATCGATGCTCACCGACCGACAGCTCGAGGTCGTCACGCGCGCCCTAGAGGAGGGCTACTTCGAGTGGCCGCGGCGAATCGACAGCGAGGAACTCGCCGAGGGGCTGGGGATCAGTCGAACGACGATGCTCGAACACCTCCGAAAGGCACAGTCGAAGCTGCTGACCAGCGCTATCGAAGAGAACGACCGGCTGAAATCGACGGAACGGGCGGAACCGTAG
- the thpR gene encoding RNA 2',3'-cyclic phosphodiesterase: MRLFVSVDLPDDLAEPVADLQAEFAGAGGLNFTDPEQAHITMKFLGDVDESQVTDLERELAAAVDDAGLDPFTVRYGGLGVFPSLDYISVVWLGVEDGGDELARLYEAIEDRTTAMGFDAEDHDFTPHVTLARMEHAGGKSLVQDLVRECNPTVGEVRVDELRLTESTLTDEGPVYSTVESFPLE, translated from the coding sequence ATGCGACTGTTCGTCAGCGTCGACCTCCCCGACGACCTCGCGGAGCCGGTCGCGGACCTGCAAGCCGAGTTCGCCGGCGCGGGCGGGCTCAATTTCACCGATCCAGAGCAGGCCCACATCACGATGAAGTTCCTCGGCGATGTCGACGAGAGTCAGGTCACCGACCTCGAGCGGGAACTCGCCGCCGCGGTCGACGACGCCGGCCTCGACCCCTTCACCGTCCGCTACGGCGGCCTCGGCGTCTTTCCGAGCCTCGACTACATCAGCGTCGTCTGGCTGGGCGTCGAGGACGGCGGCGACGAACTCGCGCGGCTCTACGAGGCCATCGAGGACCGGACGACCGCGATGGGGTTCGACGCCGAGGACCACGACTTTACGCCCCACGTCACGCTCGCGCGGATGGAACACGCCGGCGGCAAATCCCTCGTCCAGGACCTCGTCCGGGAGTGCAACCCGACGGTCGGCGAGGTCCGCGTCGACGAACTTCGGCTCACCGAGAGCACCCTCACGGACGAGGGGCCGGTCTACTCGACGGTCGAGTCGTTCCCACTCGAGTAG
- a CDS encoding 50S ribosomal protein L39e produces the protein MGKKSKGKKKRLAKLENQNSRVPAWVMMKTDMDVQRNPKRRNWRRNDTDE, from the coding sequence ATGGGTAAGAAATCGAAGGGCAAGAAGAAGCGACTTGCCAAACTCGAGAACCAGAACAGCCGCGTGCCGGCCTGGGTCATGATGAAGACCGACATGGACGTGCAGCGAAACCCCAAGCGACGCAACTGGCGGCGCAACGACACTGACGAGTAA
- a CDS encoding 50S ribosomal protein L31e translates to MSASDFEERVVTVPLRDVKKGANHEAADLAMRLIREHLAKHFAVDEAAIRLDPSINEEVWSNGRSNPPRKLRVRAARFDEEGEAVVEAEVAD, encoded by the coding sequence ATGAGTGCCAGTGATTTCGAGGAACGCGTCGTTACCGTTCCCCTGCGAGACGTCAAGAAGGGCGCGAACCACGAGGCCGCCGACCTCGCGATGCGGCTGATCCGCGAACACCTCGCGAAACACTTCGCGGTCGACGAAGCGGCCATCCGACTGGACCCCTCGATCAACGAGGAAGTCTGGTCGAACGGGCGTTCCAACCCGCCGCGAAAGCTGCGCGTCCGCGCGGCTCGCTTCGACGAAGAGGGTGAGGCCGTCGTCGAAGCCGAGGTCGCCGACTAA